A stretch of Pyrenophora tritici-repentis strain M4 chromosome 7, whole genome shotgun sequence DNA encodes these proteins:
- a CDS encoding Protamine-P1 domain containing protein, with amino-acid sequence MSSQSNHIEGSDANKQKVSQPVKSKKEDCAAGTSRTDATYACSDATGDVDEFYTHQADTNDKKTRIYEPVRKDYGGKAIGFAGIGSQFDDK; translated from the exons ATGTCCTCTCAATCAAACCACATAGAAGGTTCGGATGCGAATAAGCAGAAAGTCTCTCAACCTGTTAAAAGTAAGAAAGAGGATTGCGCCGCTGGTACATCTCG TACCGACGCCACCTACGCATGCTCCGACGCGACCGGAGACGTTGACGAGTTCTACACTCACCAAGCCGATACAAACGACAAGAAGACTCGCATCTACGAGCCCGTTCGCAAAGACTATGGAGGAAAGGCCATTGGCTTTGCTGGTATCGGGTCGCAGTTTGACGATAAGTGA
- a CDS encoding rve domain containing protein, which yields MATYTSSTAVTARLAADGKNWKDWIKQLINYAAADGAVAVLDGAPRPEFDATDDKYRITAMQRPITHPLGTSTDVIQAELDRVGKLNKTIGPFNNEARQLLREDKLALDSWVARDARLQNTILSSIDKPLVAQVRTCPTAHDMYKALKDLNSNGDYANAALAWTAFIDLRAETQPTVRSYIGKFRETINDITVQGITLGWKKPSAVPGTSADRDIEDLLIIHFLHGLARVLPQWVEARNNDLRQGHTWSIDTLVASLEDHLRHAPDEPVKTFLSVSKQAEEKRVLTRLNGRGNGNNSNQNSTPTPSSLPTRNNNQQKRTPQPVGMCDHCKREHPGPNELCWKLHPSLTPDNVKKRTADNAAKKAAAAAARTNVTVAKNSNDDDADQYDAHSYVTVATFVSPTLLKKAVSNHDYQQRYCYDTAANRHVFNNRSKFYEYAPIDNDVHGSTGSTTAAGVGTVRLEVVKADGTTEKISLQNVLYCPDFATNVISQAPFKRAGVWYHSGKDKLYTASDEELAYLPEIDGIPNFLVVTESSKAPAALSYASLVCYRSSADEPSSSRPATDWHHIMGHAGIDAIKDTAKVVHGMKLTTSTVTNCEPCGLSKSKRNISRIQQTPPNTALGKVHVDVVGPITIPGKDGERYFMPITDGKSRRQWLFTSDSRAVLGQQLINWCKAMKAKGFTITIHTDNAREFINASNKQYFDSVGIEVVTSPPYDATRNGIAERANGITEDRTRGALIAAKLPIKLWPYAAKYMARIHNLVSNSNLPGKITPLEAWNRSIGYPNPVPNVAKMHAFGHVGYAHIPAQKRVKGDKFAPRAHKGHLVGMIGENIYQMWIPETDEIVTTASVRFDSYDSPSTPPLSPIIGPSPSPKVLPFKPLINRLADAATTPPAPPQDGDGGDLDNHQLPRADGGDGFDGFEDDDEAPPAPPTRGNNKAARRHEINADLNPAHIIHGPRNRRARAFFISSTFDRCFAMALVKPTLGSKLSELPPEPRNYRQFLKHPRRDDLQLAMDDEYNALIANGTWRPATAEEIAKYEIIPGQWVWTYKGNAQGYHVKDKARMVACGNKQQESIWYREVYSYVVRTSTLRILLALVAYFDLECEQIDMITAYLNAHLDDDDVVLLRLPAGCTGFGNIVRLRRGMYGLRQSALLWYNDLKDSLKDLGFEPIEADPCVFVNPTTKAIIVVYVDDLILITRDVTSMKALKSQLLNRYKARDLGPIGFYLGIRILRDRPNRSLSMTMDSYVDRIVDEYHLANAPKADNPSQSRPSPSSSVMTSPTTTLYSSTNRSSRSYSILPPLFAVT from the coding sequence ATGGCAACTTACACCTCCTCCACAGCTGTCACAGCGCGCCTTGCAGCCGACGGCAAAAACTGGAAGGACTGGATTAAACAACTCATCAATTACGCAGCCGCCGATGGCGCTGTAGCCGTCCTAGATGGCGCTCCGCGCCCAGAATTTGACGCTACAGACGACAAATATCGCATTACCGCCATGCAGCGCCCGATCACTCATCCATTAGGCACCTCAACAGACGTTATCCAAGCCGAGCTTGACCGTGTCGGCAAACTCAACAAGACTATAGGACCGTTCAACAATGAGGCTCGACAGCTACTTAGAGAGGACAAGCTTGCGCTTGACTCATGGGTCGCCCGAGATGCCCGACTCCAAAACACCATACTCTCATCCATTGACAAGCCTCTCGTAGCTCAGGTGCGCACTTGCCCCACCGCCCACGATATGTACAAGGCTCTCAAGGACCTAAACAGCAACGGTGACTACGCCAATGCTGCTCTCGCGTGGACTGCCTTCATCGACCTCCGCGCTGAGACCCAACCCACAGTCCGCAGCTATATTGGAAAGTTTCGCGAGACAATTAATGACATCACGGTACAAGGCATCACACTTGGATGGAAGAAGCCTTCAGCAGTACCTGGTACATCCGCCGACCGCGACATCGAAGACCTGCTCATCATCCACTTCCTTCACGGCTTAGCTCGTGTACTCCCACAGTGGGTAGAAGCTCGCAATAACGACCTCCGCCAAGGCCATACATGGTCTATCGACACGCTCGTCGCGTCACTCGAGGATCACCTACGCCATGCCCCAGATGAGCCCGTGAAGACTTTCCTCTCCGTCTCTAAACAAGCGGAGGAGAAGCGCGTTCTCACACGCCTAAATGGCCGCGGCAATGGCAACAACAGCAACCAGAACTCTACTCCTACTCCTTCGTCTCTGCCGACGCGCAATAACAACCAACAGAAGCGTACTCCTCAGCCTGTTGGAATGTGCGATCACTGCAAGCGAGAGCACCCAGGACCTAATGAGCTTTGCTGGAAACTTCACCCTTCTCTCACCCCAGATAATGTTAAGAAGCGCACCGCAGACAATGCCGCTAAGAAGGCCGCAGctgcagcagctcgtacAAACGTTACAGTGGCCAAGAACAGCAACGACGACGATGCTGATCAGTACGATGCTCACTCATACGTGACAGTCGCCACCTTCGTCTCTCCGACTCTCCTCAAGAAGGCAGTCTCCAATCACGACTATCAACAGCGGTACTGCTACGACACTGCCGCTAACCGGCACGTCTTCAATAACCGCTCGAAATTTTACGAATACGCTCCAATCGACAATGACGTACACGGCTCTACCGGATCAACCACCGCCGCCGGCGTTGGCACTGTACGCCTTGAAGTCGTCAAAGCCGACGGAACAACAGAGAAGATCTCACTCCAAAACGTCCTCTACTGCCCCGATTTCGCCACCAACGTCATCTCCCAAGCTCCATTCAAGCGCGCGGGAGTGTGGTATCACTCGGGCAAGGACAAATTGTACACTGCCTCAGATGAGGAGCTAGCTTACTTACCAGAGATCGACGGTATACCCAACTTTCTCGTAGTTACAGAATCCTCCAAGGCGCCGGCCGCTCTCTCATACGCCTCTCTTGTTTGCTATCGAAGCTCTGCCGATGAGCCCTCATCCTCACGGCCAGCCACCGACTGGCATCATATCATGggacacgctggaatagaCGCTATTAAGGACACTGCAAAAGTTGTACATGGGATGAAGCTCACTACTTCTACCGTCACCAACTGCGAGCCCTGCGGCCTCTCCAAATCAAAGCGAAATATCTCTCGAATTCAACAAACTCCACCCAATACAGCGCTTGGCAAGGTCCATGTCGATGTCGTCGGCCCCATCACTATACCTGGAAAAGATGGAGAGCGTTACTTCATGCCTATCACGGATGGCAAGTCACGCCGACAGTGGCTATTCACATCAGACAGCCGCGCTGTACTAGGCCAACAGCTTATTAATTGgtgcaaagctatgaaggCCAAAGGCTTTACCATCACTATCCATACCGACAACGCTCGCGAGTTTATTAACGCCAGCAACAAGCAGTACTTCGATAGCGTGGGCATCGAGGTAGTTACGTCACCACCTTATGATGCCACTCGCAATGGTATTGCAGAGCGCGCCAACGGTATCACAGAGGATCGAACTCGCGGAGCTCTTATTGCAGCCAAGCTTCCTATAAAGCTGTGGCCCTACGCAGCCAAATATATGGCCCGCATTCACAACCTCGTCTCCAACAGCAACCTCCCAGGAAAGATCACTCCTTTAGAGGCCTGGAATCGCTCTATAGGCTACCCAAACCCAGTCCCAAACGTCGCCAAGATGCACGCTTTCGGCCATGTTGGATACGCCCATATACCCGCCCAGAAGCGCGTTAAAGGTGACAAATTTGCACCTCGTGCTCACAAGGGCCACCTCGTCGGTATGATCGGCGAGAACATCTACCAGATGTGGATCCCAGAGACTGATGAGATCGTTACCACCGCCTCCGTGCGGTTTGATAGCTACGACTCACCCTCCACTCCTCCATTGTCTCCCATCATCGGCCcttcaccatcaccgaagGTGCTCCCATTTAAACCTCTCATCAACCGCCTCGCCGACGCCGCTACAACTCCACCCGCTCCTCCGCaagatggtgatggcggcgattTGGACAATCATCAGCTACCTCGTGCTGATGGCGGAGATGGCTTTGATGGTTtcgaggatgatgatgaagctCCACCAGCTCCTCCAACCCGTGGTAACAACAAGGCAGCGCGTCGACATGAGATTAACGCGGACCTCAACCCAGCTCATATCATACACGGCCCTCGCAATCGCCGGGCACGTGCTTTCTTCATTTCATCTACTTTTGATCGCTGCTTCGCCATGGCTCTCGTCAAGCCCACTCTCGGCTCAAAGCTTTCAGAACTTCCACCGGAGCCTCGCAACTATCGTCAGTTTCTCAAACATCCTCGCCGCGATGATCTACAACTCGCAATGGACGATGAGTACAACGCTCTTATCGCCAACGGTACTTGGCGCCCTGCTACGGCAGAGGAGATTGCCAAGTATGAGATCATCCCAGGTCAATGGGTGTGGACGTATAAAGGCAACGCTCAAGGCTATCACGTGAAAGACAAGGCTCGCATGGTGGCTTGCGGCAACAAGCAACAAGAATCAATTTGGTACCGCGAGGTTTACTCCTACGTCGTCCGAACTTCTACGCTCCGCATCCTCCTCGCCCTTGTGGCTTACTTCGATCTAGAGTGTGAGCAGATCGACATGATTACTGCTTACCTCAACGCTCACctcgacgacgatgacgtTGTCCTCCTTCGCCTGCCCGCAGGCTGTACTGGCTTTGGGAATATTGTTCGCCTTCGCCGCGGCATGTACGGCCTCCGTCAGTCAGCCCTATTGTGGTACAACGACCTCAAGGACTCTCTCAAAGATCTCGGCTTCGAGCCCATCGAAGCAGATCCCTGCGTCTTCGTCAACCCAACAACAAAGGCCATCATAGTCGTGTACGTTGACGACCTTATCCTTATTACACGTGACGTGACCTCTATGAAGGCACTTAAGTCACAACTCCTCAATCGATACAAGGCTCGTGACCTTGGCCCAATTGGTTTCTACTTGGGAATTCGAATCCTCCGCGATCGTCCCAACCGCTCTCTCTCTATGACGATGGATAGCTACGTTGATCGCATTGTCGATGAGTATCACCTCGCCAACGCTCCAAAGGCAGACAACCCCTCCCAAAGTCGGCCCTCACCCTCATCAAGCGTGATGACATCGCCGACAACAACCTTATACAGCAGTACCAATCGCTCGTCGCGAAGCTACTCTATCCTACCTCCATTATTCGCTGTGACCTAG